One segment of Primulina tabacum isolate GXHZ01 chromosome 6, ASM2559414v2, whole genome shotgun sequence DNA contains the following:
- the LOC142550319 gene encoding uncharacterized protein LOC142550319, with amino-acid sequence MESIFRTTNYAIEEDKLLCHVYLDVSQNPIIGINQSKERFWSRIEEAFNAGKSNNMRVRYIRSLQCRMQVILRAVRKLCGCVSIIEKLKPSGASEEDILNMAKDLMIQDKNFTKGFKFDHVWPIMKDMEKFSANASAPIPVSKQHVTNLDSSQSDPQEPESPISGSPAVNSFSINLSSDENAGGTPSQRPLGVKKFKLKKKREENVSQLISTMKEGHRELINVLQKGSTDMQQNYDIKLLALQNEQKKLEIRQQQIELAKIQEENKVLYMDLSTIGDPEMRQIVQNERARIMQKRDAKRRQHENNAFGKYIGDFGGSGLDPDPIFQIIDDLRRMELRYFANSAAPLEKPKQQNGVKRYFATWVGDALIVL; translated from the exons ATGGAATCCATTTTCCGAACAACCAATTACGCTATTGAAGAAGATAAACTCCTGTGTCATGTTTATCTTGATGTTTCGCAAAATCCTATCATCGGTATAAACCAATCCAAAGAACGATTTTGGAGTCGGATTGAAGAAGCTTTCAATGCCGGCAAATCGAATAACATGCGAGTACGCTATATTAGATCATTGCAATGTCGCATGCAAGTTATCCTCCGCGCTGTTAGAAAATTATGTGGATGTGTTAGCATAATTGAAAAGCTGAAGCCGAGTGGCGCCTCTGAAGAAGATATT TTGAACATGGCAAAGGATTTAATGATCCAAGATAAAAATTTCACTAAAGGATTCAAGTTTGATCATGTTTGGCCTATAATGAAAGATATGGAGAAATTTTCGGCCAACGCCAGTGCACCGATACCAGTATCCAAACAACATGTCACAAATTTGGATTCATCACAGTCGGATCCTCAAGAACCAGAATCTCCAATATCAGGTTCCCCTGCAGTAAAttcattttcaattaatttaagcAGTGATGAAAATGCAGGTGGAACTCCGTCTCAACGACCTCTTGGAgtgaaaaaattcaaattaaagaaaaaaagagaagaaaatgtTTCACAATTAATTTCTACGATGAAGGAAGGACATCGCGAGCTTATCAATGTGTTGCAAAAAGGATCTACAGATATGCaacaaaattatgatattaagCTGTTAGCATTGCAAAATGAACAAAAAAAACTAGAAATTCGACAACAACAAATAGAATTGGCTAAAATTCAGgaggaaaataaagttttgtacATGGATCTAAGCACAATTGGCGATCCAGAAATGCGTCAAATTGTTCAAAATGAACGAGCAAGAATTATGCAAAAAAGAGATGCAAAACGTCGTCAACATGAGAACAACGCATTTGGAAAATATATTGGTGATTTTGGTGGATCAGGTCTGGATCCGGATCCGATTTTCCAAATTATTGATGATTTA AGAAGAATGGAGCTGCGCTATTTTGCAAATAGCGCAGCTCCATTGGAGAAGCCCAAGCAGCAAAATGGCGTGAAACGCTATTTTGCTACTTGGGTTGGAGATGCCTTAATAGTATTGTAA